The Caballeronia sp. SL2Y3 genome includes a window with the following:
- a CDS encoding FAD-dependent oxidoreductase: MFIDSRSLDQGAVIETTVCIVGAGVAGITLALELEKQGIDAVLLESGGYRADDETRDLYRGENVGVPYEFADGCRSRFLGGSSNCWGGWCRPLDPWDFEKRDWVADSGWPFGLEELRPYYARTHALLQLGENNFDPAYWEAAVHRPDVRRHPFPSGNVRDTISQFSPPVRFGKVYRKQLLAAKNVRVFLYANALNIDTDGDARSVTKIDVGTLSGRRFGIRAKVFVLATGGIENARLLLSSNKVQAAGVGNQNDLVGRYFMDHPRIMSANVRFKKEWARNKLYDIKYHYQNKAVSAHGTFISSQFALTQQVLEREKLLNARAWFYSVFRGENTKGSEALIRAKQALLKKDQPGYSMTGDVMTMLAHPVDTACFGLARLLQPRPLITEVKIQTIVEAEPNRDSRVTLSAQKDSLGMNRVKVNWQVTELVKRTFDRTVAHLAAELQRGGVADVTLDEPLEGKPWPAQLEGTWHHMGTTRMHDSPKQGVVDRNLKIHGMSNLYVAGSSVFPTVGANFPTITIAALTLRLAAHLGRVIKGDDTIGTLVTSSGTPLRNETPAELPMAASAMHMRGDLA; the protein is encoded by the coding sequence ATGTTCATTGACAGCCGCAGCCTTGACCAGGGCGCAGTCATAGAGACCACGGTTTGTATCGTCGGCGCGGGCGTGGCGGGGATCACGCTTGCACTGGAACTCGAAAAGCAGGGCATCGACGCGGTGCTGCTCGAAAGCGGCGGATACCGCGCCGATGACGAAACACGCGACCTGTATCGCGGCGAAAACGTTGGGGTTCCTTACGAATTCGCCGATGGCTGCCGCAGCCGCTTTCTCGGCGGCAGCAGCAATTGCTGGGGCGGATGGTGCCGGCCGCTCGACCCGTGGGATTTCGAAAAGCGCGACTGGGTGGCCGACAGCGGCTGGCCCTTCGGCCTCGAAGAGCTGCGTCCTTACTACGCGCGCACGCATGCGTTGTTGCAGCTCGGCGAGAACAACTTCGACCCGGCCTACTGGGAAGCGGCGGTTCATCGCCCGGACGTGCGGCGTCATCCGTTCCCGAGCGGGAACGTGCGCGACACGATCTCGCAGTTCAGCCCGCCCGTGCGCTTCGGCAAGGTGTATCGCAAGCAACTGCTGGCCGCGAAGAACGTGCGCGTATTCCTGTACGCTAACGCGCTGAACATCGATACCGATGGCGACGCGCGTTCGGTCACGAAGATCGATGTCGGCACGCTGTCCGGCCGCCGCTTCGGGATCCGCGCCAAGGTGTTCGTGCTCGCGACGGGCGGCATCGAAAATGCGCGCCTTCTGCTGTCGTCGAACAAGGTGCAGGCAGCCGGCGTCGGCAACCAGAATGACCTCGTCGGCCGATATTTCATGGACCATCCGCGGATCATGTCGGCGAACGTGCGCTTCAAGAAGGAATGGGCGCGCAACAAGCTCTACGACATCAAGTATCACTATCAGAACAAGGCGGTGTCCGCGCACGGCACGTTCATCTCGTCGCAGTTCGCGCTCACGCAACAAGTGCTCGAACGCGAGAAGCTGCTCAACGCGCGCGCATGGTTCTACTCGGTGTTCCGTGGCGAAAACACGAAGGGCTCCGAAGCCCTGATTCGCGCGAAGCAGGCGCTCTTGAAGAAAGACCAGCCCGGCTACAGCATGACCGGCGATGTCATGACCATGCTCGCGCATCCGGTCGATACCGCGTGCTTCGGTCTCGCGCGTCTGTTGCAGCCGCGTCCGCTCATCACCGAAGTGAAGATTCAGACGATCGTCGAAGCCGAGCCTAACCGCGACAGCCGCGTGACGCTGTCCGCGCAGAAGGACTCGCTCGGCATGAATCGCGTGAAGGTGAACTGGCAGGTGACCGAGCTGGTGAAGCGCACGTTCGACCGCACCGTCGCGCATCTGGCGGCGGAACTGCAACGCGGCGGCGTGGCCGACGTGACGCTCGACGAGCCGCTGGAAGGCAAGCCGTGGCCCGCGCAGCTGGAAGGCACGTGGCATCACATGGGTACGACGCGCATGCACGATTCGCCGAAGCAGGGCGTGGTGGATCGCAACCTCAAGATCCACGGCATGAGCAACCTGTATGTGGCAGGCAGCTCCGTGTTCCCGACGGTCGGCGCGAACTTCCCGACCATCACGATCGCCGCGTTGACGTTGAGGCTTGCGGCGCATCTGGGGCGCGTTATCAAGGGCGACGACACCATCGGCACGCTTGTCACGTCGTCGGGCACGCCGCTTCGTAACGAGACACCAGCCGAGCTTCCGATGGCGGCTTCGGCAATGCATATGCGGGGAGACCTGGCTTAA
- a CDS encoding DapH/DapD/GlmU-related protein, translating to MDRAIDERGIGAASSDGFDGVRETSARRGKVIDLSRAGPGNFVAKRSFVIELVWFFVEACFINNKLIPVSFVRVALLRAFGARIGRNCRMPHPIRVKAPWNLSVGDNCWFGVDAWIYNQTDIRIGSNVCISQGTFLTTGSHDAAGNMDLQVAPIVIEDGVWITSRCVVQMGVTIGRSALVTPQSVVHRSLEAEGVYGGNPVRFIRKRFPA from the coding sequence ATGGACAGAGCGATCGACGAGCGAGGCATCGGCGCGGCCAGCAGTGACGGCTTCGACGGCGTGCGCGAGACATCCGCGAGACGCGGCAAGGTGATCGACCTGTCACGCGCAGGCCCGGGCAATTTCGTGGCGAAGCGTAGCTTCGTGATCGAGCTCGTATGGTTCTTCGTCGAAGCATGCTTCATCAATAACAAGCTCATACCGGTTTCGTTCGTGCGGGTCGCATTGCTGCGCGCGTTCGGCGCGCGCATCGGCAGAAACTGTCGGATGCCGCATCCCATCCGGGTGAAAGCACCGTGGAATTTGAGTGTCGGCGACAACTGCTGGTTCGGCGTCGATGCATGGATCTATAACCAGACCGATATTCGCATCGGCTCGAATGTCTGCATTTCGCAGGGGACGTTTCTCACGACGGGATCGCACGATGCCGCCGGCAACATGGACTTGCAGGTCGCACCGATCGTGATCGAGGACGGCGTCTGGATCACATCCAGGTGTGTCGTGCAGATGGGCGTCACCATTGGCCGCTCGGCGCTCGTTACGCCGCAGTCGGTGGTGCATCGCTCGCTGGAAGCGGAAGGCGTATACGGCGGTAATCCGGTGCGCTTCATCAGAAAACGCTTCCCGGCGTGA
- a CDS encoding glycosyltransferase WbuB, with protein sequence MRILIYGLNYAPELTGTGKYTAEMAEALAQNGHDVRVVCAPPYYPEWKIGDGYASWRHRFETRKGVRLWRAPLWVPKKPSGAKRMLHLGSFALASLPALMAHALWRPHVVMTIAPSLMNAPGALALARLTGARSWLHIQDFEVDAAFDLGLLKNARAAKSALAFERWLMKRFDVVSSISDKMVERAVKKGVAPADAFHFPNWVDTTAIYPIDGPSSFRKELGIGEHTKVVLYSGNMGAKQGLEVLAEAAAALAARDDIVFVFCGNGATKKKLQERCADLPNTRFLSLQPIERLNELLNLADIHVLPQRGDVADLVMPSKLTGMFASARAVVAMAQPGTELYEAVAGRGVVIPPENVEALTDAITMLVRNPALRARYGEEGRLFAQERLSPQSVFARLEERLKSLIGDTADTRLSDAVDMSIARIAERAPILPQVEKIE encoded by the coding sequence ATGAGAATACTGATCTACGGGCTGAACTATGCGCCCGAGTTGACGGGAACCGGCAAATACACGGCGGAAATGGCGGAAGCGTTGGCCCAGAACGGGCACGACGTGCGCGTCGTTTGTGCGCCGCCGTACTATCCGGAATGGAAGATCGGCGATGGCTATGCAAGCTGGCGGCATCGCTTCGAAACGCGCAAGGGCGTGCGTCTGTGGCGCGCGCCGTTGTGGGTGCCGAAAAAGCCGAGCGGCGCGAAGCGCATGCTGCATCTCGGCTCGTTCGCGCTGGCGTCGCTGCCTGCGCTCATGGCGCATGCGCTGTGGCGTCCGCATGTCGTGATGACGATTGCGCCGAGTCTGATGAACGCGCCGGGCGCGCTCGCGCTCGCCCGCCTGACGGGCGCGCGGTCATGGCTGCATATTCAGGACTTCGAAGTAGACGCTGCGTTCGACCTCGGCCTCTTGAAGAACGCACGCGCGGCGAAGAGCGCGCTCGCATTCGAACGCTGGCTGATGAAGCGGTTCGACGTGGTGTCGTCCATCTCGGACAAGATGGTCGAGCGCGCGGTGAAGAAAGGCGTGGCGCCTGCCGACGCCTTCCACTTCCCGAACTGGGTCGATACGACGGCGATCTACCCCATTGACGGTCCGAGCAGTTTCCGCAAGGAACTCGGCATCGGCGAGCACACGAAGGTCGTGCTCTATTCGGGCAACATGGGCGCGAAGCAGGGCCTGGAAGTGCTGGCCGAGGCCGCCGCCGCGCTCGCCGCCCGCGACGATATCGTGTTCGTGTTCTGCGGCAACGGCGCGACCAAGAAAAAGCTGCAGGAACGTTGCGCGGACCTGCCGAACACGCGCTTCCTTTCGTTGCAGCCTATCGAGCGTCTCAACGAGTTGCTCAACCTCGCGGACATTCACGTGTTGCCGCAACGCGGCGACGTGGCCGATCTCGTGATGCCTTCCAAACTCACGGGCATGTTCGCGAGTGCGCGCGCGGTCGTCGCGATGGCGCAGCCGGGCACCGAGCTGTACGAGGCTGTAGCCGGGCGTGGCGTGGTGATTCCGCCGGAGAACGTCGAGGCATTGACGGACGCCATCACCATGCTCGTCCGCAATCCGGCACTGCGTGCGCGCTACGGCGAAGAAGGGCGTCTGTTCGCGCAGGAACGCCTGTCGCCGCAGTCGGTGTTCGCGCGGCTGGAAGAACGCCTGAAGTCGCTGATCGGCGATACGGCCGACACCCGCCTGAGCGATGCCGTCGACATGTCCATCGCGCGCATCGCGGAGCGCGCGCCCATTCTGCCGCAGGTCGAGAAGATCGAGTAG
- a CDS encoding glycosyltransferase family 4 protein: MASVTIFHNVVWSRHKGAVLSALHNIAGSGSIRYSMVQIADTEHDRIGFSDVDYSYHRYPMTKLYSGCYEDVPTWRMTVRLVWEVLKAKSDLVVLPGYHRPEYWAMMAACIVTGKRRAVFCDSTGRDNPRRMLTSIPKRVFFALCDGYFAFGTRSREYLMSLGAKQEKIFIPCQAAALPRSFSPETVVDDRLAHRQGNKPVFLFVGRLSAEKGIDTLVDAFKQLRKNVPNAELRIVGTGPLGDDLKKQVAEAGLQDAVHFLGSLQDEPLSREYFGATCMVLPSKREPWGLVTNEALSHGCPVVVSESCGCVPELVVEGVSGYSFPAGDVASLHRTMLKSLEAFADTAGVAKRCTDVIQRFDPPSAAANIARGCALLLTN; this comes from the coding sequence ATGGCTTCAGTGACCATATTTCATAACGTCGTCTGGTCGCGGCACAAGGGGGCGGTGCTGTCGGCGCTGCACAACATCGCGGGGTCCGGTTCCATCCGCTATTCGATGGTGCAGATCGCCGATACGGAGCACGATCGCATCGGCTTCTCCGATGTCGATTACTCGTATCACCGCTATCCGATGACCAAGCTCTACAGCGGCTGCTACGAGGACGTGCCGACGTGGCGCATGACGGTGCGTCTCGTGTGGGAAGTGCTCAAGGCGAAGTCGGATCTCGTGGTTCTTCCCGGTTATCACCGCCCCGAATATTGGGCGATGATGGCAGCGTGCATCGTGACCGGAAAGCGCCGCGCCGTGTTCTGCGATTCGACCGGCCGCGACAATCCGCGCCGCATGTTGACGTCGATTCCGAAGCGCGTGTTTTTTGCCCTGTGCGACGGCTACTTCGCATTCGGCACGCGCAGCCGCGAGTATCTGATGTCGCTCGGCGCGAAGCAGGAGAAGATCTTCATTCCGTGCCAGGCCGCCGCGCTGCCGCGCTCGTTCTCGCCGGAGACGGTGGTGGACGATCGCCTGGCGCATCGGCAGGGCAATAAGCCGGTGTTTCTGTTCGTCGGGCGCTTGTCGGCGGAAAAAGGTATCGATACGCTCGTCGATGCGTTCAAGCAGTTGAGAAAGAACGTGCCGAATGCGGAATTGCGCATAGTCGGCACCGGTCCTCTCGGGGATGATCTGAAGAAGCAGGTGGCCGAAGCCGGTCTGCAAGACGCCGTGCATTTCCTGGGCAGCCTTCAGGACGAGCCGCTCTCGCGCGAGTATTTCGGCGCCACCTGCATGGTGCTGCCGAGCAAGCGCGAACCGTGGGGTCTCGTGACCAATGAAGCGTTGAGTCACGGTTGCCCGGTGGTCGTGAGCGAGAGTTGCGGCTGCGTGCCGGAGCTGGTGGTCGAGGGCGTGTCGGGCTATTCGTTCCCCGCAGGCGATGTCGCGAGCCTGCATCGGACGATGCTCAAGTCGCTCGAAGCCTTCGCGGATACGGCAGGCGTCGCCAAGCGTTGTACCGATGTGATTCAGCGTTTCGATCCGCCTTCGGCTGCGGCGAACATCGCGCGGGGTTGCGCGCTGTTGCTGACGAATTGA